Proteins encoded in a region of the Diospyros lotus cultivar Yz01 chromosome 9, ASM1463336v1, whole genome shotgun sequence genome:
- the LOC127809474 gene encoding uncharacterized protein LOC127809474 encodes MGQLTAVKPSRSDEVLDANEQALITEQVKAKFDSMAPKRPAKPCRSEPESPSPASYFSGANLPPPEFEKLRSLQSQSQGIISGSNTAADEFVETQYYQQLDSIDKQHHTTGSGFIKVAGGGAGDGYGLRVESGGHENGDRREAVFRTNPATNDWVPAMEDDQIGYVSGKPSRSESD; translated from the exons ATGGGCCAGTTGACCGCCGTGAAGCCGAGCCGGAGCGACGAGGTACTGGACGCCAACGAGCAAGCCCTGATCACCGAGCAGGTCAAGGCCAAGTTCGATTCCATGGCCCCCAAGAGGCCCGCCAAGCCCTGCCGGAGCGAACCCGAGTCGCCGTCTCCGGCATCTTACTTTTCCGGTGCGAATCTGCCTCCGCCGGAGTTCGAGAAGCTCCGATCGCTGCAATCTCAATCTCAGGGAATAATTTCGGGTTCCAATACCGCCGCTGACGAGTTCGTGGAGACCCAGTATTACCAGCAATTGGATTCTATCGACAAACAACACCACACC ACGGGGAGTGGGTTCATAAAGGTAGCCGGAGGCGGCGCCGGAGACGGTTACGGTCTCCGGGTGGAGAGCGGCGGCCATGAAAATGGAGATCGTAGAGAGGCGGTGTTCAGAACCAACCCTGCAACCAATGACTGGGTACCCGCCATGGAAGACGATCAG ATCGGCTACGTTTCTGGGAAGCCGAGCCGGAGCGAGAGTGATTAG
- the LOC127809988 gene encoding uncharacterized protein LOC127809988: MTQLMTAKVPLVGFDGEAVYLEGIIQLPLTVGRGSRTSRVMLDILVADVPSAYNMILGRSGLNALRAIPSTYHMMVKFPTDRGTGELQGDLRLARECYMASIGIAKDREAGSQRDVPGPQANPPKEVSFLLEGPEDPKTAEPVDKLEEDCPNRCVRVSMELKDPLRGRIVSLLRQYADIFAWTARDMPGVDPEKKRSFAPERARAIEEEVAKLTEARYIREMDYPDWLANVVLVPKGQSKWRLCIDFTDLNKACPKDSYPLPRIDALIDGTAGCSLMSFLDAFQGYH, from the exons ATGACACAGTTGATGACAGCGAAGGtccctttggtgggatttgatggtgaaGCCGTATACTTAGAAGGGATCATTCAGCTCCCATTGACGGTAGGGAGAGGCTCTCGAACTTCTCGAGTTATGCTAGACATCCTGGTGGCAGACGTGCCTTCGGCTTACAACATGATTCTAGGAAGATCTGGTCTCAATGCCCTTCGGGCCATCCCAagcacatatcatatgatgGTGAAGTTTCCCACAGATAGGGGGACGGGCGAATTGCAGGGAGATTTGCGCTTAGCTCGCGAATGTTATATGGCCTCCATAGGCATCGCAAAGGATAGGGAAGCAGGGTCGCAAAGGGACGTTCCGGGCCCCCAAGCGAACCCCCCGAAGGAGGTCAGTTTCCTACTAGAAGGACCTGAAGATCCCAAAACCGCAGAGCCAGTGGATAAATTGGAAGAAGATTGCCCAAACCGATGCGTAAGAGTGAGTATGGAGTTAAAAGACCCGCTGAGGGGTCGGATAGTGTCACTCCTTAGACAGTATGCAGACATCTTCGCATGGACTGCTCGGGACATGCCAGGAGTAGATCCAGAG AAGAAACGAAGCTTCGCCCCAGAGAGAGCTAGGGCAATCGAGGAGGAGGTTGCAAAATTGACAGAGGCGCGGTACATCCGGGAGATGGATTATCCAGATTGGTTAGCGAATGTCGTGTTGGTTCCCAAAGGGCAGAGCAAGTGGAGACTTTGTATTGATTTCACCGATCTTAATAAAGCCTGCCCAAAGGATAGTTACCCACTCCCGAGGATTGACGCCCTAATTGATGGAACTGCTGGATGTTCGCTTATGAGTTTCTTggatgcttttcagggatatcacTAG
- the LOC127809987 gene encoding uncharacterized protein LOC127809987, which yields MEALSIENFDHSVAMVAFQNTLRPGPFAQSLAKMPPSTFTDILGRATKYINVEEVMQAKRAEHVEKKDKKKHPEERKNDDRREKHHPRWYSGGFTPLNAPRAEILAIIQGKDYLKKPRSIKTSSDKRNRSKYCRFHRDLGHDTEECHQLKEEIQELINRGFLKSYVAKAGDSRGRKDQRSRSRSPPKRDRTEDRNRTQRERLHRGEDNHPQPPVFHTLAAREVPIMKGERDGAVRLKRSRSVDPISFSDGDLPGYSNRNDPLVITVEIEKWELRRILADPGSSSEILYRQAFLGMGMK from the coding sequence ATGGAGGCCTTGAGCATAGAGAACTTTGACCATAGCGTAGCTATGGTGGCGTTCCAGAACACCCTGAGGCCTGGCCCTTTCGCCCAGTCATTAGCCAAAATGCCCCCGAGTACGTTCACGGACATATTAGGCCGAGCCACGAAGTACATAAATGTCGAAGAGGTCATGCAGGCTAAGAGGGCAGAGCATGtggagaagaaggataaaaagaagcatCCGGAGGAAAGGAAGAATGACGATCGAAGGGAAAAGCATCATCCTCGGTGGTATTCGGGTGGTTTTACTCCTCTAAATGCCCCGAGGGCAGAGATCCTTGCTATTATTCAGGGTAAAGACTACTTGAAAAAGCCTCGATCGATTAAGACGTCGTCCGACAAAAGGAACCGAAGTAAATACTGTCGTTTTCATCGGGATCTTGGTCATGATACGGAGGAATGTCAccaattaaaggaggagattcAGGAGCTCATCAATCGGGGTTTCCTGAAGAGCTACGTGGCCAAAGCAGGTGATTCTCGGGGAAGGAAGGACCAACGGTCGCGATCGAGGAGCCCCCCCAAGAGGGACCGCACGGAGGATCGAAATCGGACTCAGCGGGAGAGATTGCATCGAGGGGAAGATAATCATCCTCAGCCTCCGGTATTCCACACACTCGCAGCAAGGGAGGTCCCGATCATGAAGGGTGAAAGAGATGGTGCCGTCCGGCTGAAAAGATCGAGGAGTGtggatccaatttctttttcagATGGCGACCTCCCGGGATACTCGAATCGAAATGATCCGCTGGTGATAACAGTCGAGATCGAGAAATGGGAGCTTCGGCGGATCCTCGCGGATCCAGGGAGCTCTTCGGAAATCTTGTATCGGCAGGCCTTTTTAGGCATGGGTATGAAATGA